The genomic window GGACGATCGGCCCGAGCGTCGTCTGCGGCCAGCCGCTGGTCGCCACGTAGACGAAGTTGGCGCTGCCGGCTGAACCGGCGGGCTGCAGGTGCACGTTGTGCACCGCCGCGTTCCAGTTCTGCACGCCCTGCGTGATCGCGGCCGACCACTGCCCCGCTCGGCTCGCGTCGTAGGTCAAAGTGACCACCGCCGCGGTCGCTTTCGGAGCTGCCTGCGCCGGAGCGACCCCGGATGCGGCGCCCAGCATGGCCGGGATCAGTACCGCGACGGCGGCTATTCGCTTGATCATGAGACTCGTTCGCCTCCCTGACATCGGTTGACCCGTGGGCCACAAGGGCAGCATGGCGGGGCGCGTTGCACAAGTGCGCAGACTGCAACGGCAGTTGGGGCGGCGCCCGGTCCGCCGGACGGACGATTCCCGCGGGCGCCGTGTGGCGGATGATGGAGCGGACGGTGGACGGCGGGTGTGAGGGGCGGCGCAGTGGCAGACAGCGAATCCATCAGGGCGGAGGCCGGCGTCGAGCCGGCCGGCGGGGAGCCGGAGAGCGGCGTGGCCGTGGCCGCGCCCGTAGCCACGCCCGAGGCCGAGGGCGGGACCGGGCCGGCAGGCGGGCCGGGCACCGATACCGAGGGCGCGAAAGCCGCCCCCCGGCGGTCACTTCGCCGGCGGCTGGGCGGGACCGTGGTCCTCCTCGTCCTCGCGATGCTGTTCGCCCTGCCCTGGTGGACGCTGTTCGCCTCCGGCGTCGACTGGCCGTTCCCGGTCTTCCTGGCCGGCACGGCCGTCTTCGCCTGCTGGCTGGTGTCCTTCCCCTTCCTGATGGCCGCGGGTCACGGGCGCCGGCGCAACGACCGGGCGGCGCGCTTCGCGGACAGCTCCCTCGGTGTGGTCTGGGTGCTGTTCAGCTGGTCGGCGCTGGGCGGCCTGGCGCACCTGGTGCTGATCGCCCTCGGCGCCGGCGGCGCCGACCGGGCCAGGTTCGTCGCCCTGGCCGTCGCCGTGGTCGCCGCCGTGCTGCTGGCCTGGGGACATCACGAGGCCATGCGCGTGCCGCGGGTGAAGCGGCTGGACGTCCGGGTGCCGCGGCTCGGCGGCGGTCTGGACGGCACCCGGGTCGTCGTGCTGGCCGACACCCATTTCGGGCCGATCGACCGGGCCCGCTGGTCGACGCGGGTCGCCGAGGCGGTCAACGCGCTGGAGGCGGACATCGTGATCCACGCCGGTGACATCGCCGACGGCACCCCCGCCCAGCGCCGGGAGCAGTCCGCGCCGCTCGGCACGATCAGGTCGCGGCTGGCGAAGGTCTACGTCACCGGCAACCACGAATACTTCGGCGAGGCCCAGGGCTGGCTCGACCGCATGGCGGACCTGGGCTGGGAACCGCTGCACAACCGGCACCTCGTGGTCGAAGGCGGCGGGGACCGCCTCGTCCTCGCGGGCGTGGACGACGTGACCGCGGAGTCCTCCGGCCTGGCCGGGCACCGCGCGAACCTGCTCGGCGCGCTGGCCGGCGCGGACCAGGACCGGCCGGTCCTGCTCGTCGCCCACCAGCCCAAGTACGTGACGCAGGCGGCTGCCGCCGGAGTCGACCTGCAGGTCTCCGGGCACACCCACGGCGGCCAGATCTGGCCGTTCAACTTCCTGGTCCGTTTCGACCAGCCGGTCGTGCACGGCCTGAGCAGGCACGGCGAGCGCACGCAGCTCTACACCAGCCGGGGCGCCGGTTTCTGGGGGCCGCCCTTCCGGGTCTTCGCGCCGAGCGAGATCACGCTGCTCACCCTGCGGTCCGGCGGCACTTCGTCCTGACTTCGTGGTGACTCCGTTACCGGGAGTTGCTAGGTTCGGTGTGATGGTCTTACTGCCACGGGGGTGGGGCGGATGGGTCTGAGGTCGTTTGCCAACAAGCTGGGTGACGGGCTCGAACACGGCGTCGACAAGGTCAAGAAGAAGGCCGGCGAGATCATCGACGACGGTGCCCACATCGTCGGGGACGGTCTGGAGCACGTCGGGCTTGATGACGCGGCGGACTGGGTGGAGGACAAGGGCGACTCGGTCGCCGACCACTTGGGCGCGCACGTCGCCGAGCAGCAGCTCGGGCAGACCGACGACCCGAAGGAGCTGCTGCACGGGGACGCGGGGAAGATCCGGGCGGCCGCCACCCATCTGACCAAGTTCTCCAAGGCCTTCGACACCGGTCATACGGGCCTGACGCATCTGGATCCCGGGGACTGGGACGGCGCGGGAGCGGAGGCCTTCCGCGCCAAGTTCAAGCCCCAGCCCGCGAAGTGGGCCAAGGCCGCGACCGCCTGCCAGGACGCAGCGACTGCGCTGGAGACCTACGCGCACACGGTGGACTGGGCGCGCGGCCAGGCCACCGAGGCCGTCCGGCTGTGGAAGCAGGGCGTCGCCAAACGCAAGGCGGCGGCCGACGCCTACAACAGCACCCTCGACACCTACCACGACGACGTGAAGGCCTACAACGACAAGGTCGACGACGGGAAGGACCCCGGCACCAAACCCGTCGCGCCGGCGGCGTTCACCGACCCGGGCGCGAAGGACAGGCAGGCCGCGCAGCACACTCTGGACGCCGCCCGCAAGCAGCGGGACACCGCCGCGAGCCACGCGCAGACCGCGATCACGACCGCGACCGCGCTGGCCCCGGCCAAGCCGGACTTCACCGGCCGGATGGAGAACGACTTCGGCGACGTCGGCAAGGCCGCCCCGATCGCGGGGGAACACTTTCTCGGCGGCCTGGTGCGTTCGGGCACCGACCTGGTGAAGTTCGCCCGCGGCCTGAACCCCACCGACCCGTACAACATGACGCATCCGGCGCAGTATCTGACGCACCTGAACGCGACCGCCGCCGGTCTGGTCGACATGACGCAGCACCCCGAACGCCTGCCCGGCATCATCCTCGGCTCGGGCTGGGGCTCCGACGGCTCGGAGGCGGGCGGCCGGCTCGTCGGCAACATCCTGCTGGCCATCGCCACCGACGGCGGCAGCGCCGCGGGCAAGACCGTCGCGGAAGGCGCCGCGAAGAACGCCGCCAAGGACGCCGCGGAGCAGGCCGCGAAGAGCGGTGCACGCGCCGCCGCTGAGGACCCCGTCAAGGCCGCCATCGAGAAGGCCGCGAAGAAGTGCGTCTCCGACCCGGTCGACATCGCCACCGGCGACACGCTCCTCTCGCAGACCGACATCACCCTCCCCGGCACGCTCCCGCTGGTCCTGGAGCGCACCCACCTGTCGTCCTACCGGATCGGCCGCCTCTTCGGGCCCTCCTGGGCCTCCACCCTCGACCAGCGGCTCGAACTCGACGACCAGGGCGTGGTGTTCGTCAACGCCGACGGGTCGCTGCTGATCTATCCGATACCGGTGGCCGGCAGCCCCGTCCTGCCGGCCGACGGCCCGCGCTGGCCGCTGGAATGGGACGGCACACCCGGCGCCCCGCTCCGGATCACCGACACCGACACCGGCCGCACCCTGCACTTCGCCGCCGCTGACGTGCCGAGCGCCGGCGGCGCCACGGTGCTCGCCCTGGTCGAGGTCACGGACCGCAACGACAACGGCTACACCGTCACGTATCGGGGCGGCCTCCCGACCGCGATCCAGCACTGCGGCGGGTACTCCCTGCGCCTCGACGGCGACGGCGGCCGGATCACGGCCCTGCGCCTGCTCGACCCGGCCTCTCCCGGCGGCCCCGGCACCCTCGTTCGCACCTACGGGTACGACACCGCGGGCAACCTCACCGAGGTCGCCGACTCCGAGGGCGTCCCCTACCGCTTCACCTACGACGCCGCCGGGCGCGTCACGTCCTGGACCGACCGCAACACCACCCCGTACGGCTACACCTATGACGCCCGCGGCCGTTGCGTCGCCACGCACGGCGCCGACGGCTACCTGTCGAGCACCCTGAGCTACGACGACGCCACCCGCACCACCGCGTTCACCAACTCCCTCGGCCACACCTGGACCTACCAGCACGACGAGGCGTACCGGCTCGTCGCGGAGACCGACCCGCTCGGGCACACCACCGTGCGTGAATGGGATCCCGGCAGCCGCAAGCCGGCCCGGATCACCGATCCGCTGGGCCGCGCGACGTCCTACCACTACGACTCCGCGGGCAACATCGTCTCGGTGGTCCGCGCCGGCGGCCCGAGCGCCACCGCCGTCCACAACGACCTGAAGCTGCCCGTCGAGATCACCGACGCCGGCGGCGGGCTCTGGCGTCATGCCTACGACGCCCGGGGCAACGAGCTGTCCCTCACCGACCCCGCAGGATCCACCACGCGTCGCGCGTACGACGCGTCGGGCCATGTGGTCGCCGTCGAGGACGCGCTGGGGAACACCCGGCGGGTGGTCAACGACGCGGCGGGGCTGCCGATCGCGGTCACCGACCCGCTCGGGCGGACCACCACCGTCGAACGTGACGCCTTCGGGCGGGTCGTGACCCTCACCGAGCCGATGGGCCGGGTCACCCGCTGCGGCTGGACGGTCGAAGGCAAGCCCACGTGGCGCGAGTTGCCCGACGGCACCCGGGAGAGCTGGACATGGGACGCCGAGGGCAACCTGCTCACCGAGACCAACGCCGCCGGGCTGCGCACCTCCCACCCGCCGACCCACTTCGACCTGCCGATGTCGCGGACCACCCCCGACGGCGTCACCTACCACTTCACGTACGACACCGAACTCAACCTGACCGCCGTCACCGACGCCCAGGGCCTCAGCTGGGACTACACGTACGACCCGGCGGGCCGCCTCACGGCCGAGAAGGACTTCAACGGCCGCGCCCTCAGCTACGGCTACGACGCGGCCGGCCAGCTCGTGTCCCGGACCAACGGCGCCGGCGAGACCGTGACCCTGGTACGCGACGACCTCGGCCGGGTGGTCGAGCAGCGCGCCGGCGACTCGGCCAGCACCTTCGCCTACGACTCCGCGGGCAACCTGCTGCGCGCGGTCAACGCGGACTGCGAAGTCGTGCGCGAATACGACGTGTTGGGCCGCCTGGTCGGCGAGTCGGTCGACGGCAGGACGATCGCCTACGGCTACGACGCGGAAGGGCGCGTCGTCGAGCGCCGCACGCCGGGCGGGGCGGTCTTCAGCTGGAGCTACGACGCGCTGGGGAGGCCCGCGGGTCTCGCCGGGGCCGGCGGCGACTTCACCTTCACCTACGACGCCGCGGGCCGGGAGACGGCCAGGGCGTTC from Streptomyces sp. NBC_01198 includes these protein-coding regions:
- a CDS encoding metallophosphoesterase is translated as MGGTVVLLVLAMLFALPWWTLFASGVDWPFPVFLAGTAVFACWLVSFPFLMAAGHGRRRNDRAARFADSSLGVVWVLFSWSALGGLAHLVLIALGAGGADRARFVALAVAVVAAVLLAWGHHEAMRVPRVKRLDVRVPRLGGGLDGTRVVVLADTHFGPIDRARWSTRVAEAVNALEADIVIHAGDIADGTPAQRREQSAPLGTIRSRLAKVYVTGNHEYFGEAQGWLDRMADLGWEPLHNRHLVVEGGGDRLVLAGVDDVTAESSGLAGHRANLLGALAGADQDRPVLLVAHQPKYVTQAAAAGVDLQVSGHTHGGQIWPFNFLVRFDQPVVHGLSRHGERTQLYTSRGAGFWGPPFRVFAPSEITLLTLRSGGTSS
- a CDS encoding putative T7SS-secreted protein, with the translated sequence MGLRSFANKLGDGLEHGVDKVKKKAGEIIDDGAHIVGDGLEHVGLDDAADWVEDKGDSVADHLGAHVAEQQLGQTDDPKELLHGDAGKIRAAATHLTKFSKAFDTGHTGLTHLDPGDWDGAGAEAFRAKFKPQPAKWAKAATACQDAATALETYAHTVDWARGQATEAVRLWKQGVAKRKAAADAYNSTLDTYHDDVKAYNDKVDDGKDPGTKPVAPAAFTDPGAKDRQAAQHTLDAARKQRDTAASHAQTAITTATALAPAKPDFTGRMENDFGDVGKAAPIAGEHFLGGLVRSGTDLVKFARGLNPTDPYNMTHPAQYLTHLNATAAGLVDMTQHPERLPGIILGSGWGSDGSEAGGRLVGNILLAIATDGGSAAGKTVAEGAAKNAAKDAAEQAAKSGARAAAEDPVKAAIEKAAKKCVSDPVDIATGDTLLSQTDITLPGTLPLVLERTHLSSYRIGRLFGPSWASTLDQRLELDDQGVVFVNADGSLLIYPIPVAGSPVLPADGPRWPLEWDGTPGAPLRITDTDTGRTLHFAAADVPSAGGATVLALVEVTDRNDNGYTVTYRGGLPTAIQHCGGYSLRLDGDGGRITALRLLDPASPGGPGTLVRTYGYDTAGNLTEVADSEGVPYRFTYDAAGRVTSWTDRNTTPYGYTYDARGRCVATHGADGYLSSTLSYDDATRTTAFTNSLGHTWTYQHDEAYRLVAETDPLGHTTVREWDPGSRKPARITDPLGRATSYHYDSAGNIVSVVRAGGPSATAVHNDLKLPVEITDAGGGLWRHAYDARGNELSLTDPAGSTTRRAYDASGHVVAVEDALGNTRRVVNDAAGLPIAVTDPLGRTTTVERDAFGRVVTLTEPMGRVTRCGWTVEGKPTWRELPDGTRESWTWDAEGNLLTETNAAGLRTSHPPTHFDLPMSRTTPDGVTYHFTYDTELNLTAVTDAQGLSWDYTYDPAGRLTAEKDFNGRALSYGYDAAGQLVSRTNGAGETVTLVRDDLGRVVEQRAGDSASTFAYDSAGNLLRAVNADCEVVREYDVLGRLVGESVDGRTIAYGYDAEGRVVERRTPGGAVFSWSYDALGRPAGLAGAGGDFTFTYDAAGRETARAFGPGLTLNQGWDRTDRLTSHSITRADDAGAVLLQHREYAYRADGFVTEVRELTGAGGSRHFDLDPAGRVTAVRAHDWTERYAYDSLGNLVQAATPATEAGDVHHELRGTLTRRVGRTRYEHDAQGRVVRTTKRLLNGQVRVREFVWNAEDQLTASVMPDGTRWRYRYDAGGRRTAKQRIAPDGLVVEDVHFTWDGTRLAEQTDGSGRTTSWEYTPGTHRPVAQVERELDDLDSRFYAIVTDLVGSPTELFAADGELVWQQRSTLWGSRLTPAAAGGVDCPLRFPGQYADAETEWNYNYFRHYDPASAGYVTADPMGLGPAPNHHAYVDNPLTRSDPLGLYGCEPVGPLDHVALGRDMRGEINVKDFADKVGARHLMGNVTDWREQVVRAAGRVSRGEGKISFMLDGLPGANGGAAQALKRAIEDVQAGRHFATQWELVQMHEHGIMDKVDFYRWSRKINTWGLL